The Chryseobacterium indologenes genomic sequence TTGCCCGAACAAAGAAACGTTTAACCTGCTCAAAAAAGGTGCGGAAGATGAAGTTTCCACCGTGTTCAAAAACACCGTAGATGATGCCTTTGAATACGCTATGATAAGCGACACCCAACAAATGGCAACTACCAAAGGCACATTATTCGGGACTTACAATGCCGTTACAGGTTACTTTCAGAATGTACGCAATTACAGGGATGGCGAAGCCAAACTACAATCCATTGTAATGGGCGGTACAGCACAGCTAAAGACACAAAAAGCCTTTGAACTGTGTACAGACTTTGCCTATTCAGGAGCAGAGATTTTCAACTTCAATTAATCATCAAAGGCGACTGCCTGCAAAGGTGGTCGCCTACTAAAAATAAAAGATATGAAAGCATTAGATAAAATGGACAACCTCGATAAAGCGGGCTTGTTGTGCAAACTTTTTCCCGCAGAACTGGAGAACCTGCAAAACGCTATAAAAACGCAATGCGACTACTTTCTGCAAAATGAAACAGCATTCCGTGAGGGTTGGTATCAAAAGGGATTTTTCACCGCTGAATTTTGGTACAGGCTTGTGCAGAATGCACAAAAAGGAACAGCCCAAAATGAACCTCTTTGGAAACGCCCGAACTGGTTTACAGACCATTTTTTTGACGGACACAATTCAATTTTCGCTATTCACTGCCTGATTGAATATACAGATGATGCACAATGCGACCCGCAATTAAAACAGGCGATACACCTGCTTTTCGGGAGCGACAAATTTTTACAGATAACCTTAAACGATAAATAATTATGGCTAATTGGTGCAACAACTGGGTTATTTTTGAGGGAACACCCGAAGCAATCGAACAGATAACACAGCTATTCAAATCAATGGCTGAACAGGAACATAAAGACGACTGCGGGCAATTACCCGATTTCGTACAGGACACGCACGGAGATTATTTCTACAATATCAGTCAGGATAATGAAAGTGCGGGCGTGTTTCAGTATGAAACAAAATGGTCGCCAAACACGGAAGCGGTAAAGCAGATAGCCGAACATTTCAAAGTGAATTTCACACAGGACTATGAGGAATTAGGATGCTTAGTATATGGTCAGGCAATATTTGAAAACGGCATACTAAACGACACCTGCTTAGATAGCCAGGACTTTGACAGTTACGAATTAGACGAGGAAACAGATACCTACCATTTTGAGGGCAAGGAGTACGACAGCGAATGGGAAATACTCGACACCCTATTAGAACGTAAAATCGAAAATCAGTTAAACACCACTAAAATTTAGAACGATGAAACTATCAGATAAGGCGACAGCACATATTTTGGTTAAAGCCAATACTAACAGCGAATGGGATAATTGCGGGTTTGCAATTATCCACCTATCCGAAGAATGGAAAAAGAACAGGAAAAACGGCTTGCACTGGTTAAGCCGTTAGAGGGCAATTCTTATTTCTGCTCAATGAACTACTATGATACGGCAGTAGATTTTTACAGTACAGGCGAAGACGATAACCCGAACATTGAAGAAATGCTAAACGGTAAGGAATGGGTATTCGTGGAGCTTGACGAGCAAGAGCAGGAAACGTTTACCGTTCCTGAAAACCGACTGGATTGTTTCAGGCTTGTATTGCGGGCAAACGGTACAGGCTACTATACAGCATACGGAAAGCATACGAGCGAAGAATTTTGGACGGAAGAGTTTTCATTAATCAAGTTAATTGCTTAATCAGAAAAATTCAGCACAATGAAAATCAGAGATAAAAACGGAAATTGGATTGAAGTTACTGACCTTAAAAAAGGTATTTGGCAAACTGGGTGGTACAAAGAATATCAGCATAACCCACCCGTTGAAAGCGATAAGGAAAGACAGGCATATTGGGCAGATATACACGAGAAATTATTAGCTTTAAAAGTAGGGTTAAATAACCCGAAAAATTAACAAACCGCCTGACCCGAAAAGTCAGGCGGCAAAAGACAGATCCTTCCGATGGTCGGAACAGTCTTTTTGCATTGAATAGGTGTAACCCCTTTGTCAAAATGCAACCGCTCTGCACTTTCCCCATTTTACATTTTATCAAAATAGGTTACGATATTATTGTGTGGGATATTCAGTATCCCATTATTTGTTTTGTAATGACTTCTTTTCTTTCCACACAGCAACCAAAGAAAAGAAGCAAAAGAACGTCGCTTGGTTAATTTTGTCTTTTGTTTTTTTTGTAAGCTATCAAACAATTTCTAATTGATTAAATTTGAAATTTGTCAACAATTACAAATCGCTAAATCAAAGTAATGATAGAAACTGAAATTTCAATAACAGTAAACAGAAAGCCTGATATTAATTTAATAGAACAAAAAATTATCGAAAACAAATTTCAATTTCCAATTTACATACGAGAATATGAATTTAGTTATCAAATAAATTTCACGAGCGATTATGAAGAATGGGAATTGGATACAGCAATTCTCAATAGTTTCCCAGGATATGAATTTACTAAAAACCTTGAAAAAGGGCGAAAAGAAATAAGAATTCAAATAATGAGATACCAGTCTGAATTATCGACTGATGGTTGGGGAAGACAGATTGAAAATCCATTAAATGAAACGAAATATCTTGTAAAAACCTCAGCAAGCAAACCTGAAAAATTCAGCCCTAAAATCAAAGTTTTATTTGAAGACAAAGAGGAATATTACTTTATTAATATTGTGGATGGCATTAACAAAACCACCGATGAAAAAGGTTTTTTGTTGTTAGATGACTTCAAAACAAAAAATGAGGATGGCAATGCTGAAATTTTAAAAGATAAACTTTACAAATCTCCTCAAGAGGCTTTCCAATGGGGATTTTACAAAATATCTGATGTTGTAGAAAACGATTTTAACATATATCTTGAAAACAAAAAGAAAGAAATCAGAGAAATTCAAAAGCTACCTCGAAAAATCATCCGTGATTTTATAAATGCTTGTAATAGCTCCGATGAAAGTAATATTCTGAAACATCTTGACGAACAAATAATTTTTGAGAAACGTAAGAATTGGAAAACCATTTTTGAAGTCGAAGGAATTTCAAAATTCAAAGAATACCTTAGTTCTTCCGAACAAGAATTATGCGGCAAGGATTTTAAAATTAGGTCATCTTGGAATTTTAATTTGCCCAATGTCACTATTGGTGTAAAATATTTTCCTTCTTCAGTTGACAAAGGAAGTAAGTTCAATCTTAAATATGAACAAATGACAATTACATTAGATAATAATAAGATTGTCGGTATTATATATGAAATTTAATAAAATTTATCATTGAAATTCGGATACGAAAATGATTGCTAATAGTTACTTGGTCGCTACTTCAATGGCTTTTCTAAAATCATCTGCATCGCTGCCAATAAGCAGATAACCTGCAAAACCAATCTCTAAAAGAGATTTTACTGTTTTTTCTGTATCAATATCGCTATGGGCAATCAACTTAATGGTTGGATATTGCGTTCTTAATTTTTGAAGCTGCTCAAGCACATTCTTGTTGTAAAAATCAAGGTCTATAATACAAACTTTGGGAAGCTCTTTTAATGCTGATAATTGAGATAATCCGTCTTCAATGTTTTCCGAACGAAATAATACTTCAAGCCCTGAAGCAACGAGGTTATCACAGGTCAAATCCAAAATCGGACTGTTATCATTGATAAAGGCAAGAGTAATTCTTTGTTGTGCTGTACCAGTTTCCATATCATACCTTTTTTGTGTTGATGTAGCCCCGCACAAAAAAGA encodes the following:
- a CDS encoding 3-isopropylmalate dehydratase, with the protein product MKIRDKNGNWIEVTDLKKGIWQTGWYKEYQHNPPVESDKERQAYWADIHEKLLALKVGLNNPKN
- a CDS encoding response regulator transcription factor, giving the protein METGTAQQRITLAFINDNSPILDLTCDNLVASGLEVLFRSENIEDGLSQLSALKELPKVCIIDLDFYNKNVLEQLQKLRTQYPTIKLIAHSDIDTEKTVKSLLEIGFAGYLLIGSDADDFRKAIEVATK